The Streptomyces rimosus genomic interval CCATTCCGCCGCCGATAAAGTAGTGGATCTTCCCCTGGCGTACGTACTCCTTAAACCGTTCCAGGGTCGGTGACGGGTCGCTGCCGTTGAAGCCGCCGATGGGCATGACCGGCAGACCGGTGGCCAACTGGTAACTCGCGGCGTTCTGGGAGCCGATCGCGGCGGCGGCCCAGGTGTGGTCGGCGGCGTTCTTCTTGAGGGCGGCCTTGGCCTTGGCGCTGACCTGTTGGCCGTTGAGGAGGCCGCCGAGGGCGTTGTGGTCCTTGCCGCCGCGTGTGCCGTGGCCCTGGCCCGGGCCGGGACCCTGGCCGGGCGGCGGTCCGGCCGTACCGCCGTGGTTCCTACCGCCCTTGCCGCCCGGCCCCGGCCCGCGCCCGCCGATGATGATCATGCCGCCGTGCCGGCCTCCGGCTCCCCTGACCTCCGGCCCCGCGGTGACGATGGAGCCGGTGTGCGGGGTGTTGACCGTGTTCGCGGCGTACGCGACCGGGCCGCCCAGCCCCGCGGCGATGCCCAGCCCGGCGGCCACGACGGCCAGCCTGCGCCCCAGCCGTACGGAAAGCAGCAGCCCCAGCGCCGCCACGGCACCGACCGCGACGACGGTCCAGCGCAGCCAGGGCATCCATTGCGGTGACCGCGCCAGCAGGACGTACGCCCACCCCGCCGTCACCGCGACCGTGCCCGCCAGCAGCAGCGCGGCGGCGGTACGGGCGCGCCGTTGCCACAGCAGCGTGGCGCCCATGGCGACGAGGGCCGCGATGTACGGCGCCAGCGCCACGTTGTAGTACTGGTGGAAGATCCCGGACATGAAGCTGAACGTCGTGAACGTCATCAGCAGCGCCCCGCCCCACACCAGGAACGCAGCGCGCGCGGCGTCGGTACGGCGGGCCCGCCGCAGCACCACCAGCCCCGCGACCAGCAGCAGGAACGCGGCGGGCAGCAGCCAGGAGATCTGGCCGCCCATGTCGGAGGTGAACAGCCGGGTGATTCCGGTGTCACCCCAGGCACCCCCGCCCCCGCGTCCGCCGCCGCCGGGCGGGCCGCCGCCCACGCTGCCGGCCTCGTCGCCGTTGATACGGCCGAGGCCGTTGTAGCCGAAGGTCAGCTCCAGAAAGCTGTTGTGCTGCGAGCCTCCGATGTACGGGCGCGAGGCGGCCGGCCACAGTTCCACGATCGCGACCCACCAGCCGCCGGACACCACCATCGCCAGCCCGCCCAGCAGCAGTTGGACGATGCGGCGACGCAGCGCAGTTGGTGCGCAGACCGCGTACACGACCGCCAGCGGCGGCAGGATCAGCCACGCCTGCAACGTCTTGGTCAGGAAGGCGAAGCCGAAGCAGACGCCCGCCAGCAGTAGCCACTTCGTACGGGCGTCCTCCAGCGCGCGCAGCACGCAGTACACGGCGCACACCATGAGCAGGCAGAGCAGCGCGTCGGGATTGTTGAAGCGGAACATCAGCGCGGCGACCGGCGTCAGCGCGAGCAGCGCGCCCGCGAACAGCCCGGCGCCCGCGCCGAATCGGCGCCGTACGGCCGCGTACAGCACACCGACCGTGGCGACCCCCATCAGCGCCTCGGGCACCAGGATCGCCCACGCGCTGAGACCGAAGAGCCGTACGGACAGGGCCATCGGCCACAGGGCGGCCGGGGGCTTGTCGACGGTGATGGAGTTCGCCGCGTCGGACGACCCGAAGAAGAACGCCGTCCAGCTCGCGGAGCCGGCCTGGGCTGCCGCCGAGTAGAACTGGTTCGCGTAACCGGACGCGCCCAGATCCCAGAGGTAGAGGGCGGCGGTGGCCAGGAGGAGGACCAGGAGGGCGGGGCGGTGCCGGCGGGGGTTCGGGGTCGGCTCGTTTTTCTGGGCGGAGGTGGCTGGTGGGGTCGCCTCAGGAGTGGCGTCCGGTTTCGGGGGGCGGGTGTCGTGCGTGGTCATCAGGCGCTCCTGCCGGGGCGGTTCGGTACGGCGGTGGGGCGGTCCGATACCGCGGTCGGGCGGCCCGGTACGGCGGTGGGGCGGTCCGATACCGCGGTCGGGCGGCCTGGTACGGCGGTGGGGCGGTCCGGCTGCGGTGCGGCGCTCCTGCCGTCCCGCTCCCGGTCCGTGAAGACCCACGCCCGGAAGAGCAGGAACCGCAGCAGCGTCGCCGCGAGGTTCGCGGCCACCAGGACGGCCATCTCGGTGCCGTGCGCGGGGTCGCCGGCCGCGGCGTCCAGGGCGGCCAGTGAGCCGCTGGTCAGGGCCAGGCCGATGCCGAAGACGACGAGCCCCTGGGCCTGGTGGCGTACGGCGCGGTCCCGGCCCCGTACGCCGAACGTCAGTCGCCGGTTCGCCGCCGTGTTGCCGATCGCCGACAGCAGCAGCGCGGCGGCGTTGGCCGCCTGCGGTCCTACGCCGAGCCGGAAGAGGGAGTAGAGCCCCAGGTAGAGCAGCGTGCTGAGGGCGCCGACCACGCAGAAGCCCATGACCTGGCGCGCCAGCCCGCGCGGTACGCCGCTCAGGTCGCGGTCGCGCGGGTCGTCGCCGAAGGGCCGGGCGAGCCGGTCCAGCGGCAGCGCGCCGGTCGCCAGCGCGCGCCCCACCCGCCACACGCCTTTCAGGTCCTCGGTGGCCGTCCGCAGGATGTGCACGGTGCTGTGCGGATCGTCCACCCAGTCCACCGGCACCTCGTGGATGCGCAGCCCGGCCCGTTCCGCGAGCACCAGCACCTCGGTGTCGAAGAACCAGCCGCTGTCCTCGACCATGGGCAGCAGCCGCTCGGCGACATCGCCCCGTACCGCCTTGAAGCCGCACTGCGCGTCCGAGAAGCGGGCGGCCAGCGAGCCGCGCAGGATGAGGTTGTACGAGCGGGAGATGAACTCGCGCTTCGGCCCGCGCACCACCCGCGAACTGCGCGCCAGCCGCGAGCCGATCGCCAGGTCGGAGTGGCCGGAGATCAGCGGGGCGACCAGCGGCAGCAGCGCGTTCAGGTCGGTGGACAGATCGACGTCCATGTAGGCGAGCACCGGCGCGTCGGAGAGGGACCACACGGTGCGCAGCGCCCGGCCGCGCCCCTTCTCCTCCAGGCGTACGGCCGTCACCTCGTCGATCTTCTCGTCCAGCGCCGCGGAGATCTCGGGGGTGCGGTCCGTGCTCGCGTTGTCCGCGATGGTGATCCGGAAGCCGTACGGGAAGGTGCGGGAGAGGTGGTCGTGGAGCCGCCGTACGCAGGGCTCCAGGTCGGACTCCTCGTTGTAGACGGGGATCACGACATCGAGCACCGTGGTGGTCTGCCCGGGGCGCAGATGCTCACGAGGCGGCAGGGAGCCCAGAGGCGTCTGGGCCGGCTGTGTCGTCGTCATGCCACCGACACTCGCCGGGTGCGCTGTCACCCTTGTGTGGTGTCGCTGTGACCCGCCTGTGAATGGGTGTGCTCCGGGGGCGCTCGGTGAAGCCGAGGGGCGCGTGTGGCGTCGCGCGCCGGTCCGTCGGCGGGCAGCCGGACGCTGAAGACCGTACGTCCTGGCACGCTCTCCACCCGGGCCGTACCGCCGTGCGCCGCGACCACGGCCTGCACGATGGCCAGCCCGAGCCCCGTGCTCCCACCCTTGCCGCTGCCCGTGCCCCCGCCCGCCGCTCCGGTTTCCGTACGGGCGCGGGACGCGTCGCCGCGGGCGAAGCGCTCGAAGACGTGCGGCAGCAGGCCGGGCGGTACGCCGGGGCCGTCGTCCCGCACCTCCAGCCGGACGAAGCGGCCCGTCCCGGGCACCGGGGGCTCGCGCCGGAGGCGGGCGACGACCGTGGTGCCCTCGGGGGTGTGCGTACGGGCGTTGGCCAGCAGGTTGACCAGAACCTGCTGCAGCCGGTCCGCGTCGGCGCGTACGCACACCGGGTCGTCGGGCAGTTCCAGGCGCCACTTGTGGCCGGGCCCGGCGGCGCGGGCGTCGCTGACGGCGTCCACGACCAGCGGCGCGAGGTCGGTGCTCTCGTACGACAGCGGGCGGCCGGCGTCCAGGCGTGCGAGCAGCAGCAGGTCCTCCACCAGGCCGGTCATCCGCTGCGCCTCGGACTCGATGCGGCCCAGGGCGTGCCGGGTGGCGGGGCCGGGCTCCTCGCGCCCCCGCCGGGTCAGCTCGGCGTAGCCCCGTATCGAGGCCAGCGGCGTGCGCAGCTCATGGCTGGCGTCGGCGACGAATCTGCGGACCCTCGTCTCGCTCTCCTGGCGGGCGGCGAGCGCCGAACCGACGTGCCCCAGCATCCGGTTGAGTGCCGCGCCGACCTGGCCGACCTCCGTACGGGGATCGGCCTCGGCGGCCGGGACGCGTTCGTGCAGGGCCACCTCTCCGCGGTGCAGGTGCAGTTCGGAGACGCGGGTGGCCGTGGCGGCGACCCGACGCAGCGGCCACAGCGCTATCCGGACCGTGGCGGCGCCGGCGAGACCGGCTGCCACCAGGCCCGCGGCCGTGACGCAGACCTCCACGACGATCAGCCGGCCGACGACGTTCTGCACCTCGCCGGACGGCAGCCCGACCAGCGCGGAGTCGTCCGGCGCGGAGGCGACGCGGTAGTCGCCGAGCCCCGGCAGGGTGACGGTGTGCGGACGCCCGTCCCGCGGTACGTCGGCCAGCGCGCCCACCTGCTCGTCCGTCAGCGTGACCATGTTCTGCGCGGGCATCGGGTTGCGCGCGTCGATGCTGCGGGCCGCCGCGATGATCTCGCCGTCGGAGGAGACGCGCGCGCCGACCGTGCCGATGGGCTGGCCGGGCCCGACGATGAACCCGAGGCCCCGGTGATCGAGAAAACTCCCCTCCCGGGCACCCGTGTGCTGGGCCGACTCCAGCAGCTTGTCGTCCAGTTGGCCCTGGAGGTAGGAGTGCAGGGCGATGGTGGTGACCGTACCGATCACCGCACAGACCACCGCGATCAGCATCACAGCCGAAGCGATCAATCGCGTACGCAACGTCCACCGCCGGGGCCGCAGACGAAGGTGGCGGGGGCGGCGGTGGCGGTGGGTGGTGGGTTGGCGGCCGGGCGCGGTGGGGCCGGGCGCGTGCGAGGTGGCCGCGTTGGAGCGGGGCGCGCCGGAGTCGGGCGCACCGGAATCGGACGCACCGGGTTCGGGGCCGTGGGGGCCGCCGGGCGCGGCGGATTCGGGGCCGTGGAGGCCGGGCGCGGCGGGGCCGAGCGCGTGCGAGGTGGCCGCGTTGGAGCGGGGCGCGCCGGAACCGGACGCACCGGAGTCGGGGCCGTGGGGGCCGCCGGGCGCGGCGGATTCGGGGCCGTGGAGGCCGGGCGCGGCGGGGCCGGGCGCGTGCGAGGCGGCCGCGTTGGGGCCCGGCACAC includes:
- a CDS encoding ArnT family glycosyltransferase, giving the protein MTTHDTRPPKPDATPEATPPATSAQKNEPTPNPRRHRPALLVLLLATAALYLWDLGASGYANQFYSAAAQAGSASWTAFFFGSSDAANSITVDKPPAALWPMALSVRLFGLSAWAILVPEALMGVATVGVLYAAVRRRFGAGAGLFAGALLALTPVAALMFRFNNPDALLCLLMVCAVYCVLRALEDARTKWLLLAGVCFGFAFLTKTLQAWLILPPLAVVYAVCAPTALRRRIVQLLLGGLAMVVSGGWWVAIVELWPAASRPYIGGSQHNSFLELTFGYNGLGRINGDEAGSVGGGPPGGGGRGGGGAWGDTGITRLFTSDMGGQISWLLPAAFLLLVAGLVVLRRARRTDAARAAFLVWGGALLMTFTTFSFMSGIFHQYYNVALAPYIAALVAMGATLLWQRRARTAAALLLAGTVAVTAGWAYVLLARSPQWMPWLRWTVVAVGAVAALGLLLSVRLGRRLAVVAAGLGIAAGLGGPVAYAANTVNTPHTGSIVTAGPEVRGAGGRHGGMIIIGGRGPGPGGKGGRNHGGTAGPPPGQGPGPGQGHGTRGGKDHNALGGLLNGQQVSAKAKAALKKNAADHTWAAAAIGSQNAASYQLATGLPVMPIGGFNGSDPSPTLERFKEYVRQGKIHYFIGGGMGGGFFGTKGGGSSASASTSSDITKWVEKAFKKVTIGNSTLYDLTRPVS
- a CDS encoding glycosyltransferase, whose translation is MTTTQPAQTPLGSLPPREHLRPGQTTTVLDVVIPVYNEESDLEPCVRRLHDHLSRTFPYGFRITIADNASTDRTPEISAALDEKIDEVTAVRLEEKGRGRALRTVWSLSDAPVLAYMDVDLSTDLNALLPLVAPLISGHSDLAIGSRLARSSRVVRGPKREFISRSYNLILRGSLAARFSDAQCGFKAVRGDVAERLLPMVEDSGWFFDTEVLVLAERAGLRIHEVPVDWVDDPHSTVHILRTATEDLKGVWRVGRALATGALPLDRLARPFGDDPRDRDLSGVPRGLARQVMGFCVVGALSTLLYLGLYSLFRLGVGPQAANAAALLLSAIGNTAANRRLTFGVRGRDRAVRHQAQGLVVFGIGLALTSGSLAALDAAAGDPAHGTEMAVLVAANLAATLLRFLLFRAWVFTDRERDGRSAAPQPDRPTAVPGRPTAVSDRPTAVPGRPTAVSDRPTAVPNRPGRSA
- a CDS encoding sensor histidine kinase; this encodes MLIAVVCAVIGTVTTIALHSYLQGQLDDKLLESAQHTGAREGSFLDHRGLGFIVGPGQPIGTVGARVSSDGEIIAAARSIDARNPMPAQNMVTLTDEQVGALADVPRDGRPHTVTLPGLGDYRVASAPDDSALVGLPSGEVQNVVGRLIVVEVCVTAAGLVAAGLAGAATVRIALWPLRRVAATATRVSELHLHRGEVALHERVPAAEADPRTEVGQVGAALNRMLGHVGSALAARQESETRVRRFVADASHELRTPLASIRGYAELTRRGREEPGPATRHALGRIESEAQRMTGLVEDLLLLARLDAGRPLSYESTDLAPLVVDAVSDARAAGPGHKWRLELPDDPVCVRADADRLQQVLVNLLANARTHTPEGTTVVARLRREPPVPGTGRFVRLEVRDDGPGVPPGLLPHVFERFARGDASRARTETGAAGGGTGSGKGGSTGLGLAIVQAVVAAHGGTARVESVPGRTVFSVRLPADGPARDATRAPRLHRAPPEHTHSQAGHSDTTQG